The DNA segment TGCCGGCCAGCAAGGCAATAATTCCCAAAACCACCAACAGTTCCAACAAGGTAAAACCGTCGGAACGGCGTAAAGAATGTTTCATGTGTTTCCTCCGTTAAATGGCAAGATCGTTGACGCTCAATATCGCTAACAAAATCGAGACGATGATACCGGCAATCATCAGCCCCAACGAAATAATCAAAGCCGGTTCCAGCAAAGCCAGCATGCGCTGAATCGTGGTTTTCAGTTGTTTATCGTAAATAAGCGCGACCCGCAGCAACATTTCCTCCAGCCGCCCGGTTTCCTCGCCCATTTTAATCATTTGCACCGCCAGTTTGGGAAACAGGTTTTGTTGGCCCAAGGCTTCGGACATGGTGCGCCCTTGTTTCAATTGTTCTTCGGCATGCGCCAGCAAATCGGACAGCACGCTATTGGTCACTGTCTCGCGCACGATACCCAGTGATTTCAAAATCGACACGCCATTGCCCAGCAAGGTACCGAAGGTGCGGCTGAAATTGGCGGTTTCCAGGTTAATCACGATCTCGCCGAACAAAGGCAAAGTCAAAAAACGTTGATCCCAGGCTTTTTTACTGACCGGATTCGACAGTTGCGATTTCATGAACTGCACGGCGCCCAGCACCGACAACAGTATCAACCACCAATAACCTTGTAAAAAGTCCGCCAGCCCTACCACGATTTGGGTCGGTACCGGCAGCGACTGGCCGGCGCTATCGAACATCTCCTTGAATTGCGGTACCACGAATGTCAGCATCACGAACAACGACGCCAGCGACATCACCAGCAAAATGACCGGATAGATCAAGGCGGTGCTGACCGTGTCCTTCAGCTCCTGGGTGCGCTCCATGTAATCGGCCAAGCGCTGCAACACCCCGCCTAGATTGCCGCCCATTTCCCCGGCCCGGATCATGTTCAAATAAAACTTGGAAAACACCCCGCTTTGGCTTTCCAACGCATCGGCCAGGGCCTTGCCGGCCTTCACCTTCTCCAACACATTCGCCACCAGTTTATTCAGCTTGGGATTTTCCTCGGTCAATTGCAGCAAAATGGTCAACGACCTGTCCAACGGTAAACCCGATTCCAGCAAGGTGGCCAGTTCGCCGGTCAGCATGCCGATTTGCTTATGCGACAAATGCACGGCGGCCGATTTACGCCTGAAA comes from the Methylomonas sp. LL1 genome and includes:
- a CDS encoding type II secretion system F family protein — translated: MPLFSYKVVNNQGLTEEGVRDASDERTLLLELQNQGLIPIRIEPAKEKTFLGFRRKSAAVHLSHKQIGMLTGELATLLESGLPLDRSLTILLQLTEENPKLNKLVANVLEKVKAGKALADALESQSGVFSKFYLNMIRAGEMGGNLGGVLQRLADYMERTQELKDTVSTALIYPVILLVMSLASLFVMLTFVVPQFKEMFDSAGQSLPVPTQIVVGLADFLQGYWWLILLSVLGAVQFMKSQLSNPVSKKAWDQRFLTLPLFGEIVINLETANFSRTFGTLLGNGVSILKSLGIVRETVTNSVLSDLLAHAEEQLKQGRTMSEALGQQNLFPKLAVQMIKMGEETGRLEEMLLRVALIYDKQLKTTIQRMLALLEPALIISLGLMIAGIIVSILLAILSVNDLAI